From the Tenacibaculum dicentrarchi genome, the window CACCTGCTTTTTTTATCTCCTTAGGTAAATCGGGAATAATTCCCTCAAAATTTCTTTTTGATTTTTCATAGAAAATAAATCCTAAATAATCAGGTTGCAATTGGGCAACTTGTTGGATATTTTCTACATATTTCATTCCACAAACTTTCAGTTTCATATTTATCTTATTTGAGCGATAAAATCTTTACAAGCTTCTCCAGGATTTTTTGTTTTCATAAAATTTTCTCCTATTAAAAACCCTTGAAAACCATGTTCTTTTAATCCTGTAATAATTCTTGGGTCTGAAATTCCACTTTCTGAAACCTTAATTGCGGTATCAGGAATTTGCCCTGCCAAGTTGATAGAATGTTCTAAATCAACTTCAAAAGTTTTTAAATTTCTATTATTAATTCCGATAATTTTATTATCTAAATCACTAATTTTATCTAAATCCTCTTGTGTGTGTATTTCGTATAAAACTTCTAAACCTAAATCGTTAGCTAATTGTCCGTAATTTTTAAGTTCTTGTTTTGTTAAACAAGCAGCTATTAATAATATAACGTCTGCTCCTATTGCTTTTGCTTCAACAATTTGAAAACCATCAACAATAAAATCTTTTCTTAAAATTGGTATTTGCTGATTTACAGTTCTAGCCTCTAACAAATCGGCCATAGTTCCACCAAAAAAATTCGTATCAGTTAAAATAGATTGTGCTGCTACATTCGCATCTAAATAACCTTCTGTTACTTCTAATATTGATGATGTATCGTTAATAATTCCTTTTGATGGAGATTTACGTTTATACTCTGCAATAATACCTGTTGAACCTACGGTTAATAATGACTTTTTTAATGAAAAAGGAGCATTTTTAAAGTTAGGACTTTCCACTAATTTACTAACAGGAACTTCTGCTTTAATTTTAGCAACTTCTGTTTTTTTAAAGGCTATTATTTTATCTAATATTGTCATATAAATAATTATGAATTCAAAATTATGAATTACGATTTAGTGTTTCTAATGGTTTTTTGAATACTTCCGATAATCTTTAATATTTCTTCAATATCCTTTAATAATGATTCTGATTCTTTATCAGATAAAAAATCAGTATCTTTTAATAAACGAATCCAATAATGAGATTCTCTTGCTTCTTTATAAGCTATTGTTAATTTAGCAAAAAAATCTTTTCTGCTTTGACCTCCAATTGCTTCTTCTACATTCGCTCCTATTGAAGTTCCTGAACGTAATAATTGTTTACTTAATACAAATTCTTTCTTTTCTTGAGATAAATGCTTATATAAATTTGACCATCCTCACAGCAAAATTATAGCTCTTTGTTTGAATTACATTATCTTTTTTCATCACAAGAAATTTATAATTCGTAATTGCTAATTCGTAATTAACTTTTTTAAACATTCTTTTGCTTTCAATCCTAATAAAGAATCTTTTGCTTCTTGATATGCTTGTTCAAAACTCTTTTGATTATCAACAATTTTTAAAGCAAATGCAGCATTTGTAAGCACAACACTGTTTTGTGCTTCTGTACCATTTCCTTCAATAATATTTTTGAATATTTTAGCTGCATCAGCAACGGATTTACCGCCAAAAATAGCTGATTGTTGTACTCTTTTTTGCCCTAAATCTTCTGGATTAATTAATTGTTCGCCGTTTTTAGTGAATAACTTAAATCCGCTTGTTAATGAAATTTCATCATAACCATCAAGCGCATGTACAATTCCGTAATTAGTACCTTCTTCTTGCAAAATATAATTATACAAACGAGCAACTTCTAAATTAAACGTTCCTAATAATTGATTTTTAGGTGAACTCGGATTTACCAAAGGACCCAACATATTAAAAAACGTTTTTAACGCTAATTCTTTTCTTGTTGCGCTTACCGCTTTCATTGCTGGATGAAATTTTGGTGCGTGTAAAAAACAAATATTTGCTTTTTCTAAGTGCGATTTTAAAATAGCTTCATCATTTGTAAATTGATATCCGAAACTTTCTAACATATCAGAAGAACCTGATTGAGAAGATACGGAATAATTTCCATGTTTTGCTACTTTTTGTCCTGTTCCTGCAACAATAAAAGAGGTTAATGTTGAAATATTGAACGTATCTTTTCCATCGCCACCAGTTCCTACAATATCGATAGTATTATATTCTGATAAATCAACTTTTATAGCCAACTCTATTAAAGCATTTCTAAAACCCGCAAGCTCATCAACAGAAATTGGACGCATCATAAAAACAGTCATAAAAGACGCTAAATGTGCTTCATTAAATTTTCCTGAGGCAATATCAATTAAAACCTGTTTTGCTTCAAGTTTTGTTAATCTTTTATGTTGATATAAATTATTTAAAATTTCTTTCATGTTCTAAAAGATTTTATTTTTTAACGTTATTTAAAAAATTTCTAACAAGTTGTTCACCTACATCTGTTAATATTGATTCTGGGTGAAATTGAACTGCCGATAAATTAAATTCTTTATGCTGAATTGCTTGGATTCCTCCTTGCTCGTCTTTTGCAGTAATTATTAATTCTGATGGAAAATTATTGTGAGATGCTATCCATGAATGATATCTTGCTGCTTTAAATTTAGTTGAAACATCTTTAAATATTACAGCATCTTTTTTGATGATTTCCATTTCAGTAGCAACACCATGAAATACTTCTCCCATGTTTTCGATTGCTCCACCAAAAACTTCGGTAATTGCTTGTAAACCTAAACAAACACCAAAAATAGGTTTTTTACCTGCGTATTGTTTTATAACATCTTTTAAAATACCTGCTTCATCAGGAATTCCTGGGCCTGGTGATAAAATAATAACGTCATACCTATCAATCTCTGTAACAGAAATTTCATCGTTTCTATATACGTCTGGCAAATTACCTGTAATATCTTCTACCATGTGTACCAAATTATAGGTAAACGAATCGTAATTATCTAGTATTAATATTTTCATTTTTTTCTAATTGTAATTGCCTAATAAATGTTGTTATTTATAAGTCAATTTGTTTGTTTATTTTTTAAGATATTAATGAATAATCTAAATAATATCTTAAAACTCAATTTTGCGTTAGGGATTGAAACGGCATCCTTTTTATTTTTTTTCTAAATAAAAAGATATAGTGGAAAGCCCGCCCGAACGCCCTAAATATTTTCTGCCAAAATTAACGCTTTTTTCAGAGCTGCTAATTTATTATTCACCTCTTGTAACTCTTTTTCTTCATCAGAATGAATTACAATTCCTGCTCCTGCCTGATAATATAACACATTGTTTTTACTAACAAACGAGCGAATGGCAATGGCTAAATTTACAGAACCGTCTAAACCAATAATTCCGACTGCACCTCCGTAAAAACCTCTCGATTGATTTTCGTAGGTGTCAATTAATTGCATTGCCTTGTATTTTGGCGCACCACTCAAAGTTCCTGCAGGGAAAGTATCTCCAACTATTTCAATCGGATTTCCTTTTATTTTTCCTTGCACAGTCGATACCAAGTGAATTACGTGACTAAAATATTGAACTTCTTTAAATACCTCAACATTTACCTTTTCGGCATGTTTACTTAAATCGTTTCGAGCTAAATCAACTAGCATTACGTGTTCGGCAGTTTCTTTTTTATCTTCGGATAATTTTTTACCAAGCTTTATATCTTCCGCCATATCGCCAGTTCTTCTGAAAGTTCCTGCAATTGGATTTATAGTTGCTTTTCCTTCGTTAATTTTAATTTGTGCTTCTGGTGAAGAACCCATTAATTTAAACGAACCGTAATCGAAATAAAATAAATAAGGTGATGGATTTATTGAACGTAATGCTCTGTATACATTAAATTCATCTCCTTTAAATTTTTGTTGAAATTGACGAGATAATACTAATTGAAAAACATCTCCTCTTTTACAGTGCGATTTTGCTTTTACAACATATTCTTTAAAATCTTCATTGGTACAATTTGAAGTTTCTTCTCCATCGATTTCAAATTTTTGAGTATTGAAAGCTTGTGCTTCAATGATGGTTTCTACTTCTGAAATTCTTGATTCAGTTCCTGCTTCTACATTTTCAATAATGGTCATTTCATCATTAAAATGATTGATGGCTATTATAAATCTGTAAAAACTATACTGCATTAAAGGTATTTTAGACGGAGCGTCTTTTACATTTAATTGTATATTTTCAAAATACTGAACACTATCGTATGTTGAGTAACCGTACAATCCATTAAATGATTTTAAGGCAGGATCACAATCTAAATCCACCGATTTTGAAAAACTATCAAATAAGGTATAAAAATTCTTATCAATAGTATTTTTTTCAATAATTTTCCCTTGTTTAGAAACAACAAAATCATGATTTTCTACTTTCATTGTTACCACAGGCTCAATAGCTATAAAAGAAAAACTTTCTTCTTTACTATGGTAATCTGAACTCTCTAACAATAAGGTATTAGCATATTTATCTCTAAATCGTAAATACAAACCTACTGGAGTAATTGTATCTGCAATTCGTTTTTTACTAACTGTTTTAAATGCTATTTTATTCATTTTATTTATTATTAAAAACAAAAAAGGCCTATCGTGAGATAAGCCTTTTCTTTATATAATATATACATACAGGTTTCTTCTCACTTATTTTCTAAGAGAGTTCCACCACCATATGTTGTTTTGTTTCATCATTATGAGACAAATATAAGAAAGTTATTTTAATAATTTATTTTCTTCTTTTAAATTTTAAGTAATTTATTATCAAACAACATTAGAACTACTTAAAAGCAAGCTTTAAAATTTCATTTAACAACAAAAAACATATTTAAAGTTAAAGTATGTAACCATATTATACATTGTAGTTTATAAAAACAAACATATATCTAATATTTGCAACGTAATTAGAACAAGAAAATTAAAAATATAAAATTATGTGTGGAATTGTATGTGCGTTTGATTTAAAGCAACCTTCGGATAGTTTAAGACCTCAAGTTTTAGAAATGGCTAAAAAAATCAGACATCGTGGACCCGATTGGAGCGGAATTTATAGCGATGATAAAGTAATTATGGCACACGAAAGATTGGCAATTGTAGATCCTGCTTCAGGACAACAGCCTTTATTTAGTGCCGATAAAAAACTAATTTTAGCAGCAAACGGCGAAATATACAACCACAGAGAATTAGCTAAAAACCTTACAAACCCTTATGAATTTCAAACAGCTTCTGACTGTGAAGTAATTTTAGCACTTTACAAAGAAAAAGGTGTTGATTTTGTAGATGATTTAAACGGAATTTTTGGTTTCGCTTTATATGATGCTGAAAAAGATGAGTACTTTGTTGCTCGTGACCACATGGGAATTATTCCTTTATATATTGGTTGGGACCAAAACGGAACTTTTTATGTTGCTTCGGAATTAAAAGCCTTAGAAGGTGTTTGTGCGAAAATCGAATTATTTCCTCCAGGACATTATATGTCTAGTAAAGATGGAAAATTCGTACAATGGTACAAAAGAGATTGGAGAGATTACGATGCTGTAAAAGATAACGAAACAAGTATTGCAGAAGTTAAAGAAGCTTTAGAAGCGGCTGTACACAGACAATTAATGAGTGATGTTCCTTACGGTGTGTTACTTTCTGGAGGATTAGATTCTTCAGTAATATCGGCAATTGCAAAGAAATATTCCCAAAAAAGAATTGAATCTGATGATACATCAACTGCTTGGTATCCGCAATTACATTCTTTTTCTGTAGGATTAGAAGGTTCGCCTGATTTAGCTGCAGCTCAAAAAGTTGCAGATCATATTGGAACTGTTCATCATGAAATAAAATTCACTATTCAAGAAGGTTTAGATGCTATTAAAGATGTTATCTACAACATAGAAACATACGATATTACAACAATCCGTTCTTCTACTCCAATGTATTTAATGGCACGTGTTATTAAATCAATGGGTGTTAAAATGGTATTATCTGGTGAAGGTGCTGATGAAATTTTTGGAGGATATTTATATTTCCATAAAGCTCCAAACGCAAAAGAATTCCATGAAGAAACTGTTCGTAAATTAGACAAACTACATATGTATGATTGTTTAAGAGCCAACAAAAGTTTAATGGCTTGGGGAATTGAAGGTCGTGTACCATTTTTAGACAAAGAGTTTATGGATGTTGCAATGCGTATCAATCCACAGGATAAAATGATTAACGGTGAACGCATGGAAAAATGGGTTATCCGTAAAGCTTTTGAAGATATGTTACCTGAAAGTGTTGCTTGGAGACAAAAAGAACAATTTTCTGATGGTGTAGGTTATAGTTGGATTGATACTTTAAAAGAAGTTGTTGATAAAGAAGTTACCGATGAACAATTAGCAAACGCTAAATTCAGATTCCCAATTCAAACTCCAACGAACAAAGAAGAGTTTTACTATAGAACTATTTTTGAAGACCACTTCCCTAGCGATACCGCTGCTTTAAGTGTTCCTCAAGAAGCAAGTGTAGCTTGTAGTACCGCTATTGCTTTAGAATGGGATGAAGCATTTAAAAATATGAACGAACCATCTGGTAGAGCAATTATGAGTGTTCATGATGATGCTTATTAAACTTAATATTAAGTATCAAAATAAATTATAATCCCCCATTAAAAAGCGTAAGTTTATCTACAAACTTACGCTTCTTTCATTAAAAAACACTACTAAAAAAATAAATAAAACACAACATAGCAACACTTTAAGTTATTTTTAATTTTATATATATATTAGCAGGAGTAAAAAGCGGTAACCGAAAAGCTTATTAAAAATAGAGTAGGTAAAAAAAAAATATTATGCAAAAATTAAATTTAGAAAAATTTACAGACAACAAGTTAGAAAACTTAAACGCTATAAGCGGTGGTGGTGTTCAATGTGAGAAAACAACCTATACCAATGAAAGCGCTGGCTGTAGTGGAAAGGACATACGAAGTTGTGATGGAACATATACAGAGTATTAAATCTTAATCATAGTATTTAGAAGAAGGCTAATTAGCCTTCTTCTTTTTTTTAAAAATAAAGAAATGAATAAAGTAATTGGTATTATAATTTTATTTTGCTGTTTAAGTAGTTGTTCAAAAGATAAAAAAAATAAACTATGTGTTGACTTAAAAGAAATGCAATATAAAGATCAGCTGTTAAGGGGGGTAATGACAGACAATCCTTATATAGAAATATTAGATTCTATTTTAAAAACGAAAAATTACACTCATAAAGATTATAAAACACTTCCTTCCGAAGAAAGAAAAAAATATAGTTTAAAGACTATTGAAATAATGAAGTTAAGACCACCTCTTACTGTTAAAGAAAAAATCAAGAATGATTCTTTAATGCAAGAGCAAATTAAATTAGACAATATTAATACTCCATTACTTATTAGTCTTATTAAAAAAAGAGGGTATCCTAACAAAGATAATTGTAATTGTGAATTAATTAAAAATCAAATGGGTGACCTTTTTCCTGCTACTATTTTTAGACATTCACAACCACAATATTGGGATGAAATTAGAACGCTTGTTAACATAGAGAAAAAGAAAAATAGACTAAGTAATAATGCCTATAAATTTGTTATCACTCATATAAATGGTCGTAATAACAATAATTAATGGTTTTACTAATAAGTGAAGAAAAAGACCTAACAACTAATTATGTTATTGATTGGCTACATAGTTATTCTTTTTATAATTTCAAAATATTTAATTCTAATAAATTCAATATAATAAATAGTTTTGAAATAGGTAATAGTACAAATATCTCTTTTGATGATGTAAATTCATTAGATATAAAAAAAGTTTGGCATAGAAGAGCAAAAATAAATTTCAGATTTACTACAACATATAACAATTTAGATGAAAAGTTGAAAATAGATGAACAAGTTTTACTTTATTTTTTTGAAAACTTTTTAAATACCCAAGTTGAATATATTGGGTCTTATAAAAAAGAAGTTGAAAACAATAAACTAGATGTTTTAGTTAAGGCCAAAAAAAATGGATTGAACATTCCAAATACACTCATTACTTCTAGTAAAAAAAAATTACAAGAATTTTATTGCAAATCTAAAAAAATAATAACTAAAGATTTATATCATCCAGTATGGTTTAAAATTGAAAATACCCAATACAGTTCTGTTGGTACAATTTTAATTACACAAAAAATGATAAATCAATGTAGTGATTTTTTTATACCTATGTTTTTACAAGAAATGATTGAGAAAAAATATGAAATACGGGTTTTTATGTATAAAAAAACACTGTATCCTATGGCAATATTTTCTCAAAATGATAAACAAACAAAGGTCGATTATAGAAACTACAACAATACAAAACCTAATAGGAATGTGCCAATAGAAATCACAAAAGAATTAGAAAACAAGATTTTTTGTTTAACAAAAGATTTGAATTTAAATACTTGTTCAATAGATTTTATTGTTACAAAAAGCAATGAATATGTTTTTTTGGAAGTAAACCCTTGGGAACGCTTGCGTTTATTACGAAAAGCGATGCCCAATATATTATTGCAAATGTTAATTAGAGGTTCAAATGGCGTAGGTTACACAGCATATTCTGATAATTTAATTGAACGATTTGTAGCAGAATCATGGGAAAATGGTGTCGATATTTTTAGAATTTTTGACTCCTTAAACTGGATGAAATCAATTGCCCCTTGTATTGAGCACGTTCGCACAAAAACAAATGGTTTAGCCGAAGGATCAATTTGTTATACTGGCGATATTCTAAACCCTGAAAACACCAAATACAACCTTAAATACTATACGCAATTAGCCAAAGATATTGAAAATGCTGGAGCGCACATTCTTGCCATTAAAGACATGGCTGGTTTGCTAAAACCGTATGCCGCTTTCGAATTAGTTTCGGCATTAAAACAAAAAATTAACATTCCAATTCATTTACATACCCACGATACTTCTTCCATTCAATCGGCTACTTATTTGAAAGCTATTGAGGCTGGCGTTGATGTGGTTGATGTAGCGCTTGGTGGTTTATCGGGCTTAACATCGCAGCCTAATTTCAATTCGATTGTCGAAATGATGAAATTCAACGAGCGTGAAAGTGATTTAAATATTGATTCTTTAAACAAATATTCTAATTATTGGGAAACCGTTAGAGAATATTACTATCCTTTTGAATCTGGTTTAAAAGCAGGTTCTGGAGAGGTTTTTAAACATGAAATTCCTGGGGGGCAATATTCAAATTTAAAACCACAAGCACAGGCTTTAGGTTTGGAAGATCGTTTTTATGAAATTACCAAAATGTATGGCGATGTAAATCATCTTTTTGGCGATATCGTAAAAGTTACCCCAAGTTCAAAAGTTGTGGGCGATATGGCACAATATCTAGTAAGTAATAACTTAACGGTACAAGATGTGTTAGAACGTGGCGATACTATTTCGTTTCCGCAGTCGGTAGTGAGTTTTTTTAGAGGAGATTTAGGGCAGCCTGTTGGCGGATTTCCAAAAGAGCTTCAAAAACTTATTTTAAAAGATGAAAAACCCTATACCGACAGACCAAACGCACATATTAAAACTTTAGATTTTGATAAAGAATACAAGGATTTTAAGAAAATATTCGAAAAAGATTTAAGCAGACCTATTGATATTACTGATTTTTTATCCTATAAATTATATCCAAAAGTTTTTACCGATGCTTACAATAAGCGTTTAAAATATGATAGTTTAATCAATTTACCAACCAAAAATTTCTTTTATGGAATGGAAATTGACGAAGAAATTAATGTTGAAATAGACAAAGGAAAAACATTGTTAATTACCTTAGATTCTGTCGGTAAGGCTAACCAAGACGGAATGGTTACTGTTTATTTTAAAGTAAATGGTCAAGGTAGATCGGTTCAAATAAAAGATACTTCTATTAAAATAGATAAAGTAATTCACGCTAAAGCGGATAAAAATAACAGTAAAGAAATTGGCGCGCCCTTACAAGGAATGCTTTCTACTATTTTAGTGAAAAAAGGAGATAAAATAACCAAAAATCAACCCTTATTTATCATTGAAGCCATGAAAATGGAAACCACCATTACGGCTACCGAAAATACAAGTATCGATGAAATTATTCTAAAAGCAGGAAACATGGTATATGCTGATGATTTAATTATTAAATTAAAATAAATAAGATATTTTAACAACTAAAAATGGCGCTTTTGCGCCATTTTTATATTAATTTATTTTATACGCTTTTGAAAAACAACAAACACCCCTTCTAAGTCTTTTTAAGCCGTTTTAAAGCATTATAATAAAAAATACAAATTACTTTAAATGAACATATCAATCGCTAAAAAGCTTTTAAATCAGCTTGGTTTTTCGTATTTTTGTATACTAGGTTTTATAGATAGATTCAACTTTATATTTTATAAAACAAGCTGATTTTTTTATCCGAAGAAAAATATTTTAATATTTATTTTCGGATAAAAAAAGGAAGAAACAAAACTTAATTAACTCTTTTTTAGTCTTTTTTTACAATGAGCGAAGAAAATAAAAAAAATTATGATGCATCAAGTATCCAAGCCCTAGAGGGAATGGAACACGTTAGAATGCGTCCGTCAATGTATATTGGTGATGTTGGTATTAGAGGTTTACACCATTTAGTATATGAAGTTGTCGATAACTCTATTGATGAAGCAATGGGTGGTTATTGTGATACCATTGAGGTTACAATTAATGAAAATAATTCTATAACAACCAAAGACAACGGTCGTGGTATTCCTGTTGGAATTCATAAAAAAGAAGGCGTTTCGGCATTACAAGTTGTAATGACAAAAATTGGTGCTGGTGGTAAATTTGATAAAGATTCTTATAAAGTTTCTGGAGGTTTACACGGAGTTGGGGTAAGTTGTGTAAATGCACTTTCTGACCTTTTAACAGCAACTGTACATAAAGAAGGGAAAGTTTGGCAACAAGAATATTCTAAAGGAAAAGCATTATATCCTGTAAAAACAATCGGAGAAACCGATTTTACAGGAACTATTGTTACTTTTTTACCTGATACATCTATTTTTAAGCAATCAACTGTATTTAATTACGAAACGTTGGCAACTCGTATGCGTGAGTTGGCGTATTTAAATAAAGGTATCACCATTACCTTAACTGATAAACGTACTACAGATGATGAAGGAAACTTTATATCTGAAACATTTCATAGTAAAGAAGGTTTACCTGAA encodes:
- the trpC gene encoding indole-3-glycerol phosphate synthase TrpC translates to MTILDKIIAFKKTEVAKIKAEVPVSKLVESPNFKNAPFSLKKSLLTVGSTGIIAEYKRKSPSKGIINDTSSILEVTEGYLDANVAAQSILTDTNFFGGTMADLLEARTVNQQIPILRKDFIVDGFQIVEAKAIGADVILLIAACLTKQELKNYGQLANDLGLEVLYEIHTQEDLDKISDLDNKIIGINNRNLKTFEVDLEHSINLAGQIPDTAIKVSESGISDPRIITGLKEHGFQGFLIGENFMKTKNPGEACKDFIAQIR
- the trpD gene encoding anthranilate phosphoribosyltransferase, producing the protein MKEILNNLYQHKRLTKLEAKQVLIDIASGKFNEAHLASFMTVFMMRPISVDELAGFRNALIELAIKVDLSEYNTIDIVGTGGDGKDTFNISTLTSFIVAGTGQKVAKHGNYSVSSQSGSSDMLESFGYQFTNDEAILKSHLEKANICFLHAPKFHPAMKAVSATRKELALKTFFNMLGPLVNPSSPKNQLLGTFNLEVARLYNYILQEEGTNYGIVHALDGYDEISLTSGFKLFTKNGEQLINPEDLGQKRVQQSAIFGGKSVADAAKIFKNIIEGNGTEAQNSVVLTNAAFALKIVDNQKSFEQAYQEAKDSLLGLKAKECLKKLITN
- a CDS encoding anthranilate synthase component II, coding for MKILILDNYDSFTYNLVHMVEDITGNLPDVYRNDEISVTEIDRYDVIILSPGPGIPDEAGILKDVIKQYAGKKPIFGVCLGLQAITEVFGGAIENMGEVFHGVATEMEIIKKDAVIFKDVSTKFKAARYHSWIASHNNFPSELIITAKDEQGGIQAIQHKEFNLSAVQFHPESILTDVGEQLVRNFLNNVKK
- a CDS encoding anthranilate synthase component I family protein gives rise to the protein MNKIAFKTVSKKRIADTITPVGLYLRFRDKYANTLLLESSDYHSKEESFSFIAIEPVVTMKVENHDFVVSKQGKIIEKNTIDKNFYTLFDSFSKSVDLDCDPALKSFNGLYGYSTYDSVQYFENIQLNVKDAPSKIPLMQYSFYRFIIAINHFNDEMTIIENVEAGTESRISEVETIIEAQAFNTQKFEIDGEETSNCTNEDFKEYVVKAKSHCKRGDVFQLVLSRQFQQKFKGDEFNVYRALRSINPSPYLFYFDYGSFKLMGSSPEAQIKINEGKATINPIAGTFRRTGDMAEDIKLGKKLSEDKKETAEHVMLVDLARNDLSKHAEKVNVEVFKEVQYFSHVIHLVSTVQGKIKGNPIEIVGDTFPAGTLSGAPKYKAMQLIDTYENQSRGFYGGAVGIIGLDGSVNLAIAIRSFVSKNNVLYYQAGAGIVIHSDEEKELQEVNNKLAALKKALILAENI
- the asnB gene encoding asparagine synthase B, coding for MCGIVCAFDLKQPSDSLRPQVLEMAKKIRHRGPDWSGIYSDDKVIMAHERLAIVDPASGQQPLFSADKKLILAANGEIYNHRELAKNLTNPYEFQTASDCEVILALYKEKGVDFVDDLNGIFGFALYDAEKDEYFVARDHMGIIPLYIGWDQNGTFYVASELKALEGVCAKIELFPPGHYMSSKDGKFVQWYKRDWRDYDAVKDNETSIAEVKEALEAAVHRQLMSDVPYGVLLSGGLDSSVISAIAKKYSQKRIESDDTSTAWYPQLHSFSVGLEGSPDLAAAQKVADHIGTVHHEIKFTIQEGLDAIKDVIYNIETYDITTIRSSTPMYLMARVIKSMGVKMVLSGEGADEIFGGYLYFHKAPNAKEFHEETVRKLDKLHMYDCLRANKSLMAWGIEGRVPFLDKEFMDVAMRINPQDKMINGERMEKWVIRKAFEDMLPESVAWRQKEQFSDGVGYSWIDTLKEVVDKEVTDEQLANAKFRFPIQTPTNKEEFYYRTIFEDHFPSDTAALSVPQEASVACSTAIALEWDEAFKNMNEPSGRAIMSVHDDAY